In a single window of the Paenibacillus sp. MMS20-IR301 genome:
- a CDS encoding phosphate ABC transporter substrate-binding protein has protein sequence MQFRKSWIMALALTSVVALSACGNNGGNNATTNNGGNAAATNTQNSSGAELSGSILASGSTALQPLVEQAAEKFMDANAGVDIQVQGGGSGTGLTQVAEKQVDIGNSDVFAEEKLKDADAEKAAALVDHQVAVVAMATVSNPDAGVDSLTKQQLVDIFTGKITNWSEVGGADQAIQIINRPASSGTRATFETFALGTKTEDLAGSIQEDSSGTVKKIIGETPGAIGYLALSYLDDTVKTLNYDGVEPSVDNVISGKYPVWAYEHMYTNGEPNEVVGAFLDYMMTDEVQNGDVVELGYIPASKMQVSRDVAGTVTAK, from the coding sequence ATGCAATTCAGAAAATCTTGGATTATGGCTTTAGCTTTGACAAGCGTGGTAGCACTTTCGGCATGTGGTAATAACGGGGGAAATAATGCAACAACCAATAACGGAGGAAATGCAGCTGCAACAAACACACAAAACAGCAGCGGCGCTGAACTCAGCGGATCAATTCTGGCTTCGGGCTCCACAGCATTGCAGCCGCTGGTAGAGCAGGCAGCTGAGAAATTCATGGATGCTAACGCAGGCGTGGACATTCAGGTTCAGGGCGGCGGTAGCGGTACAGGTCTGACACAAGTAGCTGAAAAGCAAGTAGATATCGGTAACTCCGATGTATTCGCCGAAGAAAAGCTGAAGGATGCTGATGCTGAGAAGGCTGCAGCACTTGTAGATCATCAGGTAGCAGTTGTAGCAATGGCTACTGTAAGCAACCCGGATGCAGGCGTAGATTCATTGACTAAGCAGCAGCTGGTTGACATCTTCACCGGCAAAATCACAAACTGGAGCGAAGTTGGCGGTGCTGACCAAGCAATCCAGATCATCAACCGTCCTGCAAGCTCCGGTACACGCGCAACCTTCGAAACCTTCGCGCTTGGCACGAAGACAGAAGATCTGGCTGGTTCAATCCAAGAGGATTCTTCCGGTACTGTTAAAAAAATCATCGGCGAAACTCCGGGAGCTATCGGCTACCTGGCGCTGTCTTACCTGGATGATACCGTGAAAACACTGAACTATGATGGTGTTGAGCCTTCTGTAGACAACGTAATCTCCGGTAAATATCCGGTATGGGCTTACGAGCACATGTACACTAACGGCGAGCCTAACGAAGTTGTAGGAGCTTTCCTTGACTACATGATGACTGACGAAGTACAGAATGGCGATGTAGTAGAGCTTGGCTACATCCCGGCTTCCAAAATGCAGGTTTCCCGTGATGTTGCCGGAACAGTTACAGCAAAGTAA
- the pstC gene encoding phosphate ABC transporter permease subunit PstC has protein sequence MRVKSKNTRFEKHHIENFIGRAYMSFCVLLLIVIIVSMVYFVASKGIANFVNGNVKVSDFLFGTKWSPEADTPSYGAFPFISGSFLVTLLAALIASPLSICAALFMTEIVPGWGKKLLQPVIELLSGIPSVVYGFVGLSVIVPFLRNTLPGQGIGVAAGALVLSVMILPTITSVAADALASLPQNLKESSFALGATRWQTISRVILPTTFPAIMTGVVLGMARAFGEALAVQMVIGNAPFVPRSLFESASTLTSVITLGMGNTTMGSPQNNALWSMALVLMLMTFVFVLLVRMLERRAKI, from the coding sequence TTGAGGGTAAAGTCTAAAAATACTCGGTTTGAAAAACATCATATTGAGAACTTTATCGGACGCGCTTATATGTCTTTTTGTGTCCTGCTATTGATTGTAATTATAGTATCGATGGTATATTTCGTAGCGTCTAAAGGGATTGCCAATTTCGTTAACGGTAATGTAAAGGTATCTGATTTCCTGTTCGGAACCAAATGGTCACCGGAGGCAGATACACCATCCTATGGAGCATTCCCGTTCATCTCGGGCTCCTTCCTCGTGACACTGCTTGCAGCGCTTATCGCAAGCCCGCTGAGTATCTGCGCCGCATTGTTCATGACGGAAATTGTTCCGGGCTGGGGCAAAAAGCTGCTGCAGCCGGTCATTGAGCTGCTGTCCGGTATTCCGTCCGTCGTATACGGATTCGTAGGCTTAAGCGTTATTGTACCATTTCTGCGGAACACTCTGCCCGGTCAGGGCATCGGGGTTGCTGCAGGCGCGCTAGTGCTGTCGGTAATGATTCTGCCGACCATTACGAGCGTGGCTGCAGACGCGCTTGCATCTTTGCCGCAAAACTTGAAAGAATCTTCCTTTGCGCTCGGTGCCACACGCTGGCAGACGATCTCCCGCGTCATTCTTCCGACAACCTTCCCGGCAATTATGACTGGTGTGGTTCTGGGGATGGCCCGTGCATTCGGTGAAGCACTTGCAGTACAGATGGTTATCGGTAATGCGCCGTTCGTTCCGCGCTCCCTGTTCGAATCCGCATCCACTCTGACGAGTGTTATCACTCTCGGGATGGGGAACACGACAATGGGCTCCCCGCAGAACAATGCGCTATGGAGTATGGCACTCGTGCTCATGCTGATGACATTTGTATTCGTATTGCTGGTAAGAATGCTCGAAAGGAGAGCTAAAATTTGA
- the pstA gene encoding phosphate ABC transporter permease PstA, translating into MKPKTADKIATGVIVTFALLIVAILIGLLGYILVRGMSHISWDFLTSAPQKIRAGGGVGPQLFNSLFLLVLTLIITIPLGLGAGIFMAEYARPGKLTNFIRLIVEVLSSFPSIIVGLFGLLLIVNTFNLGFSLISGALALTFFNLPLMVRITEQAFRTVPKQQKEAGFALGLSKWKIVTSVLLPVALPTIITGTILSAGRVFGEAAALMFTAGMSSPRLDFSNWNPLSPSSPLNPFRPAETLAVHIWKVNSEGLAPDAIQIAAGASAVLVITVLIFNLAARFFGRFIYRKLTASKRMN; encoded by the coding sequence TTGAAGCCGAAAACAGCAGATAAAATCGCCACTGGTGTTATTGTAACCTTCGCTTTATTGATCGTAGCTATACTGATTGGCTTGCTCGGATACATTCTGGTCCGCGGCATGAGTCATATCAGCTGGGACTTCCTGACCTCGGCACCACAGAAGATCCGCGCAGGCGGCGGGGTGGGGCCGCAGCTGTTCAACTCCCTGTTCCTGCTGGTCCTGACCCTGATTATTACAATTCCGCTTGGACTGGGTGCAGGAATCTTCATGGCAGAATATGCCCGTCCCGGCAAGCTGACCAACTTCATCCGCCTGATTGTGGAAGTGTTGTCTTCCTTCCCTTCAATCATCGTCGGCCTGTTCGGTCTCCTGCTAATTGTTAATACATTCAATCTCGGCTTCTCCCTGATCTCAGGCGCGCTGGCGCTGACCTTCTTCAATCTTCCGCTGATGGTGCGTATTACTGAGCAGGCTTTCCGCACTGTGCCTAAGCAGCAGAAGGAAGCAGGTTTTGCGCTTGGACTATCCAAATGGAAAATCGTTACCTCCGTACTGCTTCCTGTTGCGCTGCCAACGATCATTACAGGTACAATCCTGTCTGCAGGCCGTGTATTCGGTGAAGCCGCAGCGCTTATGTTCACAGCGGGGATGAGCAGCCCGCGTCTGGATTTCAGCAACTGGAACCCGCTAAGCCCGTCTTCACCGCTTAACCCGTTCCGTCCGGCAGAGACGCTGGCGGTGCATATCTGGAAGGTGAACAGCGAAGGTCTGGCACCGGATGCCATTCAAATCGCTGCAGGCGCTTCAGCAGTGCTGGTCATTACAGTATTGATCTTTAACTTGGCGGCACGCTTCTTCGGCAGATTCATCTACCGTAAGCTGACTGCATCCAAGAGAATGAACTAG
- the pstB gene encoding phosphate ABC transporter ATP-binding protein PstB has protein sequence MGIAEPVVRESFQTEDLSIFYGTYEAVKGISLPFAQNTVTALIGPSGCGKSTFLRSLNRMNDDISGSTTKGSIWIDGVDINASGTDVIKLRQKIGMVWQKPNPFYKSIYDNIAFGPKYHGIKGKQALDEIVESSLRRAALWDEVKDRLKDSALALSGGQQQRLCIARALSVNPQILLLDEPASALDPVSTGKVEELIKELKEELRIVIVTHNMQQAARISDYTAYFYLGSLVEYDKTEKVFSNPENQMTQEYIMGRFG, from the coding sequence ATGGGTATTGCGGAACCAGTAGTGCGTGAATCATTTCAAACTGAGGATTTGAGTATTTTTTATGGCACATATGAAGCAGTTAAAGGAATCAGTCTTCCATTCGCCCAGAACACAGTAACTGCACTGATCGGCCCTTCGGGCTGCGGTAAATCGACGTTCCTCCGTTCGCTTAACCGGATGAATGATGATATTTCCGGCTCGACCACCAAAGGCAGCATCTGGATTGACGGTGTAGATATCAATGCTTCCGGTACCGATGTAATCAAGCTGCGCCAAAAAATCGGTATGGTATGGCAGAAGCCCAACCCGTTCTATAAATCCATCTACGACAACATTGCCTTCGGTCCGAAGTATCATGGAATCAAAGGCAAACAGGCGCTGGATGAAATCGTTGAGAGCAGCCTGCGCCGTGCGGCGCTATGGGATGAAGTGAAGGACCGCCTGAAGGACTCTGCGCTGGCCCTGTCCGGCGGACAACAGCAGCGTCTGTGCATTGCCCGCGCGCTGTCGGTTAACCCGCAGATTCTGCTGCTGGATGAGCCGGCTTCAGCCCTTGACCCTGTATCTACAGGCAAGGTTGAAGAATTGATTAAAGAGCTGAAAGAAGAACTGCGCATCGTTATCGTAACCCACAACATGCAGCAGGCAGCACGGATCTCAGACTACACCGCCTACTTCTATCTGGGCTCGCTTGTGGAATACGACAAGACCGAGAAGGTCTTCAGTAATCCTGAAAACCAGATGACCCAGGAATACATTATGGGCCGCTTCGGCTGA
- a CDS encoding helix-turn-helix transcriptional regulator yields MGDKKNVKLKLARIQRDWSQEQLAEAVGVTRQTIGLIEAGGYNPTLRLCIAICKTLGTTLDELFWEEEE; encoded by the coding sequence ATGGGGGACAAGAAGAATGTAAAGCTTAAGCTTGCCCGAATTCAACGCGATTGGTCGCAGGAGCAGCTGGCTGAGGCGGTCGGTGTAACCAGGCAAACGATCGGTCTGATTGAAGCGGGCGGATATAATCCAACCCTCAGGCTTTGTATTGCCATTTGTAAGACACTGGGAACTACTTTAGATGAACTTTTCTGGGAGGAAGAAGAATGA
- a CDS encoding DUF6773 family protein, with amino-acid sequence MKERAIKDERITAELQSLNSHGFMIVFAGIMVSLLVKVFILQWDMKYWLDTFLILMAACLYITVRGIRSGLYLLPDRKGDVKRLKKMNLIAGAAGSLVWGILMFIDELTGSGKADLGSNIVSTVVGMVVFFLGITGLQWLWLKRSTKNANNKLE; translated from the coding sequence ATGAAAGAGCGGGCAATTAAGGATGAACGGATCACAGCAGAGCTGCAAAGTCTGAACTCGCACGGGTTTATGATTGTTTTTGCCGGAATTATGGTCAGTCTGCTGGTTAAGGTGTTTATCCTGCAATGGGACATGAAATACTGGCTGGATACGTTTCTGATTCTGATGGCGGCTTGTCTGTACATTACTGTACGCGGAATCAGGAGCGGCTTGTACCTCCTTCCGGACCGAAAAGGGGATGTTAAGCGCCTTAAGAAGATGAACCTGATTGCCGGAGCAGCCGGTTCACTGGTCTGGGGGATCCTGATGTTCATTGATGAGCTGACTGGCAGCGGAAAGGCTGATTTGGGCAGTAACATCGTAAGTACAGTAGTGGGGATGGTCGTGTTCTTCTTGGGGATTACCGGCCTGCAGTGGCTCTGGCTTAAGCGTTCCACCAAAAATGCAAATAACAAGCTGGAGTGA
- a CDS encoding MBL fold metallo-hydrolase, which produces MRVTQEGYLHQLTWLPRLFPVNCYLIEEEQELTLIDAGMPFSTQGILRESARLNKPLSRIVLTHAHADHVGALDKLKQLLPEAKVYISERDAALLAGDRSLRDGEPQLPIKGSVPAKVVTRPDILLYDGDTVGSLRAISTPGHTPGSMSFQDQRSGALIAGDAFQTFRGMAVAGKKVASFPFPAMATWSFGQALASAHKLIALAPSVLAAGHGDLVKNPVEIMKQAAAEAAKALGHH; this is translated from the coding sequence ATGAGAGTAACCCAAGAAGGCTATCTGCATCAGCTTACCTGGCTGCCCAGATTGTTCCCTGTTAATTGCTATCTGATTGAAGAAGAACAAGAGCTGACCCTGATTGATGCCGGCATGCCGTTTAGCACTCAAGGTATTCTCCGCGAATCCGCCAGGTTAAATAAACCGCTATCCCGGATTGTGTTGACCCATGCGCATGCAGATCATGTCGGGGCGCTGGATAAGCTGAAGCAGCTGCTTCCTGAAGCTAAGGTCTACATCTCTGAACGGGATGCTGCACTGCTGGCCGGCGACCGCTCCCTGCGGGACGGGGAGCCGCAGCTGCCGATTAAGGGCAGTGTGCCGGCCAAGGTAGTTACCCGGCCGGATATCCTGCTCTATGACGGGGATACCGTCGGTTCTCTGCGAGCCATAAGTACTCCAGGGCATACACCGGGATCGATGTCATTCCAGGATCAGCGCTCAGGCGCCCTGATTGCCGGAGATGCCTTTCAGACTTTCCGGGGAATGGCAGTAGCCGGCAAGAAGGTGGCCTCGTTTCCATTTCCGGCGATGGCAACCTGGAGCTTCGGTCAAGCCTTGGCCAGTGCACATAAGCTGATTGCGCTTGCACCTTCCGTACTGGCAGCAGGCCATGGGGATCTGGTGAAGAATCCGGTGGAGATTATGAAGCAGGCTGCAGCTGAGGCGGCCAAGGCATTAGGACATCACTGA
- a CDS encoding WHG domain-containing protein: MVRAGLDTHSLVLAAAELADTQGVEQVTLAALAAKLGVRPPSLYNHINGLAGLRTLLAVHGLELLHESMSEAAEGLSGAAAVHAMSLAYIEFARQRPGLYETTLRAPEQGDTLLEAAGQQILELLIGALSAFGLDEEGKLHAVRGLRSILHGFSALENQGGFGMPLDLNVSLIRLIRAYLAGIRCMGQAAEED; the protein is encoded by the coding sequence ATGGTACGAGCAGGTCTGGATACACACAGCCTGGTGCTGGCTGCAGCAGAGCTGGCGGACACGCAGGGCGTTGAGCAGGTAACACTGGCTGCCTTGGCAGCCAAGCTGGGAGTCCGTCCACCATCGTTGTATAATCACATTAACGGACTGGCCGGACTCCGGACGCTGCTTGCCGTACATGGCCTGGAGCTGCTGCATGAATCTATGTCAGAAGCGGCAGAAGGGCTCAGCGGAGCAGCGGCTGTCCATGCGATGAGTCTGGCTTATATCGAGTTTGCCAGGCAGCGCCCGGGGCTGTACGAGACGACGCTGAGAGCGCCTGAGCAAGGAGACACGCTGCTTGAAGCAGCGGGACAGCAGATTCTGGAGCTGCTCATCGGGGCGCTCTCCGCCTTCGGGCTGGATGAGGAAGGCAAACTGCATGCGGTCAGGGGACTGCGCAGCATTCTGCACGGATTCTCCGCCCTCGAGAATCAGGGCGGATTCGGAATGCCGCTGGACCTGAATGTCAGCCTGATCCGGCTGATCCGCGCGTATCTTGCCGGTATCCGCTGCATGGGACAGGCAGCAGAGGAAGATTAA
- a CDS encoding serine hydrolase domain-containing protein — protein MRKTKLEWLHKSVDEVIDRTLEEKRIVGTVVLIAQGGNLVYRRSAGLADREQKRPMLEKALFRYASVTKPIVSTAALVLISQGSLQLNDPVEQWLPGFRPKLPNGQYAFITIQHLMTHTAGLTYRFFQKERGTYELAGVSDGMDLPGITLEENLQRLASVPLLYEPGTMWRYSIATDVLGAVIEKVTGMPLSEAVRLLVTHPLSMLDTDFMAVDADRLTTAYADSAGEPRRLQDFDTVPFVEGTAGFLLSPGRFADKTAYPSGGAGMIGSAGDFLKLLEALRQGGNPILPEALVAEMTTNQIGSLEMPYWPGRGFGLGFTLLRDPVAANTPESPGTWRMGGTYGHSWFVDPSEELSVVAFTNTALEGMSGRFTTELCEAVYKGIREAKLF, from the coding sequence ATGAGAAAAACAAAGCTGGAATGGCTGCATAAAAGCGTCGATGAAGTAATTGACCGCACCCTTGAGGAAAAAAGGATCGTAGGTACCGTCGTCCTGATTGCACAAGGGGGGAACCTGGTTTACCGCAGGTCTGCCGGGTTAGCCGACCGCGAGCAGAAACGGCCGATGCTGGAGAAAGCTTTGTTCAGATATGCTTCGGTAACGAAGCCGATCGTGTCAACGGCAGCCTTAGTACTTATTTCGCAAGGAAGTTTGCAGTTAAACGATCCGGTGGAACAATGGCTGCCGGGCTTCCGTCCCAAGCTGCCAAACGGACAATATGCCTTCATCACCATACAACATCTGATGACACATACCGCCGGCTTAACCTACCGTTTCTTCCAGAAAGAAAGGGGGACTTATGAGCTTGCCGGGGTCTCGGACGGCATGGATCTGCCAGGAATTACACTTGAAGAGAATCTGCAACGACTCGCTTCTGTTCCGCTTCTATATGAGCCGGGAACAATGTGGAGATATTCCATAGCAACAGACGTGCTCGGAGCGGTCATTGAAAAGGTAACTGGAATGCCGCTAAGCGAAGCTGTACGTTTGCTTGTAACTCATCCCCTCTCAATGCTGGATACGGATTTCATGGCTGTGGACGCAGACAGATTGACCACGGCTTATGCAGACAGTGCGGGAGAGCCCCGGCGTTTGCAGGATTTTGATACCGTTCCTTTCGTGGAGGGGACGGCAGGATTTCTCCTTTCACCCGGCAGGTTTGCCGATAAGACAGCCTATCCCTCGGGAGGAGCCGGCATGATTGGCAGCGCAGGAGACTTCCTTAAACTGCTGGAAGCTTTGCGGCAGGGAGGAAATCCGATTCTGCCCGAGGCTCTTGTCGCAGAAATGACAACCAATCAAATTGGCAGCCTTGAGATGCCCTATTGGCCGGGGAGAGGCTTTGGACTTGGTTTCACGCTGCTTAGAGACCCGGTTGCTGCCAATACACCGGAATCGCCGGGAACGTGGCGGATGGGCGGCACTTATGGTCATTCCTGGTTTGTTGATCCGAGCGAGGAGCTTAGTGTTGTAGCGTTCACCAATACAGCGCTTGAAGGAATGTCAGGGAGGTTTACAACGGAGCTGTGCGAAGCGGTATACAAGGGTATCCGAGAAGCTAAGTTATTTTGA
- a CDS encoding Lrp/AsnC family transcriptional regulator encodes MDEIDNNILLHLQNQARLSMTDIGKLVGLSQPAVTERVKRMEEKGVIEEYRTVISSHKIGKQCTAYMLVRTRNCYPFLDFCRASPEVTECYRISGEHNYLLKVLTETTQGLEEFENRCDQYGTYTTLIVMSSPIAYKNLIGETDLLA; translated from the coding sequence TTGGACGAAATTGATAACAATATCCTGCTTCATTTGCAGAATCAGGCGAGATTATCAATGACAGATATTGGGAAGCTGGTAGGACTGTCTCAACCGGCCGTTACTGAACGTGTAAAACGCATGGAAGAAAAAGGGGTTATCGAGGAATACCGGACCGTAATTTCTTCACACAAAATCGGTAAGCAATGCACTGCCTATATGCTTGTACGGACCCGCAATTGCTATCCCTTCCTTGATTTTTGCCGTGCATCACCGGAGGTCACGGAGTGCTACCGGATAAGCGGAGAGCATAATTATCTGTTGAAGGTCCTCACAGAAACAACACAGGGGCTGGAAGAGTTTGAAAACCGGTGTGATCAATACGGAACCTATACGACTCTTATTGTAATGTCTTCACCGATTGCTTATAAGAATCTCATTGGAGAGACTGATTTGCTCGCATAA
- a CDS encoding MFS transporter, producing the protein MSSNTAFIRKGAANEPSSKRLPWAGLLALAMAGFICILTESLPAGLLPQIAQDFGISEAFAGQLVTLYAAGSLLAAIPLTAATRGWRRRPLLLLCISGFLAFNTITALSSVYILTLAARFFAGVSAGVLWGMTAGYARRMVPDPLKGRAMAVAMIGTPLALALGVPLGTFFGAYTGWRLIFGAVSLLTVALIGWVLWKVPDYAGEPAGDQLPFHKVFLIPGVRTILFVVLTWVLAHNILYTYIAPYLAGTAFAQRVDLILLIFGITSVAGIWVTGILIDRFLRMLVLISITGFVLASVALGTGMNQPAIIILGVTAWGFTFGGAATLLQTAIAQAGGKSADIAQSMLVTAWNVAIGGGGIIGGFLLELLGAGFLPGALIFLLLPSLLAAWQAKKHGFPS; encoded by the coding sequence ATGAGCTCAAACACTGCATTTATAAGAAAAGGCGCTGCAAATGAGCCGTCTTCCAAACGTCTTCCGTGGGCCGGGTTGCTAGCTTTAGCCATGGCGGGCTTCATCTGCATTCTTACGGAAAGCCTGCCTGCTGGATTACTGCCGCAAATTGCACAGGATTTTGGCATTAGTGAAGCTTTTGCCGGACAATTGGTCACACTCTATGCAGCGGGTTCACTTCTGGCCGCCATTCCTTTGACAGCAGCTACCCGCGGGTGGAGACGCAGGCCACTGCTGCTGCTGTGTATCAGCGGATTTCTTGCCTTTAACACCATCACTGCGTTATCTTCCGTTTACATACTGACGCTTGCCGCGCGGTTCTTCGCAGGTGTCTCGGCAGGTGTTCTGTGGGGGATGACAGCCGGTTATGCACGGCGCATGGTGCCTGATCCGCTGAAAGGAAGAGCGATGGCTGTAGCGATGATCGGCACCCCGCTGGCATTGGCGCTGGGCGTTCCGCTTGGTACTTTTTTCGGAGCATATACAGGATGGCGCCTCATTTTCGGAGCTGTATCATTACTCACAGTAGCTCTTATTGGCTGGGTGCTCTGGAAGGTGCCGGATTATGCTGGTGAGCCTGCCGGTGATCAGCTCCCTTTCCACAAAGTGTTCCTGATTCCTGGTGTACGGACGATTTTGTTCGTCGTCTTGACCTGGGTACTGGCTCATAATATTTTGTACACTTATATTGCACCGTATCTTGCGGGAACCGCATTTGCTCAGCGGGTGGATTTAATTCTGCTTATTTTCGGAATTACCTCGGTTGCTGGCATTTGGGTGACAGGCATACTAATTGACCGTTTTCTAAGAATGCTGGTTTTAATCAGCATCACAGGATTTGTTTTGGCTTCTGTAGCCTTGGGAACCGGAATGAATCAACCTGCAATCATCATTCTTGGTGTTACAGCCTGGGGGTTTACGTTTGGCGGGGCAGCCACTTTACTGCAGACAGCAATAGCACAAGCTGGGGGAAAAAGCGCAGATATAGCCCAGTCGATGCTGGTTACTGCATGGAATGTGGCCATCGGCGGGGGAGGCATCATCGGCGGATTTCTGCTTGAACTGCTTGGAGCCGGATTCCTTCCGGGGGCACTAATCTTCTTGTTGCTCCCCTCTTTGCTTGCAGCCTGGCAAGCGAAAAAGCATGGTTTCCCTTCCTGA
- a CDS encoding aminopeptidase — translation MPDFKQKLENYALLAVKIGVNIQPGQTLVVNADIVSAELVRLIVRQAYEAGAKLVKVNYSDEQVTRTRYDLAPSESFLEPPKWQADELEDLARNGAAFLTIISADPDLLNGVEPSRIADNQKTAGQAMAPYREMMMANHVSWSGIAFPSPSWAAKVFPDAAPEQQIELLWDAIFKAVRADQENPVEAWSKHLGGLKQRCDLLNAKKYRKLHYTAPGTDLTIELPEGHIWCQAGAVNSRGKSFLANIPTEEVFTAPLKTGASGTVSSTKPLSYGGNIIDRFTLTLENGKVTDFTAEVGQEALASLLAMDEGAAYFGEVALVPFHSPISESGILYYTTLYDENASCHLALGAAYAFTLQDGIHMTKDQLAERGMNQSLTHVDFMMGSPEMNIDGINDDGSAEPIFRSGNWA, via the coding sequence ATGCCGGATTTCAAGCAAAAGCTGGAAAATTATGCACTGCTCGCGGTGAAGATCGGGGTGAACATTCAGCCCGGCCAGACGCTGGTAGTGAATGCTGATATCGTATCGGCTGAGCTGGTACGCCTGATTGTACGTCAAGCCTATGAGGCTGGCGCAAAGCTGGTTAAGGTTAATTATTCGGATGAGCAGGTTACACGTACCCGGTACGATCTCGCCCCGTCTGAGAGCTTCTTAGAGCCGCCTAAGTGGCAGGCTGATGAGCTGGAGGACCTGGCCCGTAACGGCGCTGCCTTTCTGACGATCATCTCAGCAGATCCTGATCTGCTGAATGGCGTAGAGCCGAGCCGGATAGCGGACAATCAGAAGACCGCCGGACAGGCTATGGCGCCATACCGGGAAATGATGATGGCGAACCATGTCAGCTGGAGCGGCATCGCCTTCCCTTCCCCGTCATGGGCGGCCAAGGTCTTTCCTGATGCTGCCCCGGAGCAGCAGATTGAACTGCTCTGGGATGCCATCTTCAAGGCTGTCCGTGCCGACCAGGAGAACCCGGTTGAAGCCTGGAGCAAGCATCTGGGCGGACTCAAGCAGCGCTGTGATCTGCTGAACGCCAAGAAATACCGCAAGCTCCATTACACGGCACCAGGCACCGATCTGACTATCGAGCTGCCTGAAGGCCACATCTGGTGCCAGGCCGGTGCGGTGAACAGCCGCGGCAAGTCGTTCCTGGCTAACATTCCGACAGAGGAAGTGTTCACGGCACCTCTGAAGACCGGAGCCAGCGGCACAGTCAGCAGTACGAAGCCGCTTAGCTACGGCGGCAATATCATCGACCGCTTCACGCTGACCCTGGAGAACGGTAAGGTCACTGACTTTACCGCAGAGGTCGGACAGGAGGCTCTGGCTTCCCTGCTGGCAATGGATGAAGGCGCGGCTTACTTCGGTGAAGTGGCTCTGGTGCCCTTCCACTCCCCGATCTCGGAGAGCGGCATTCTCTATTACACCACATTGTATGATGAGAATGCTTCCTGTCACCTGGCGCTTGGCGCGGCTTACGCGTTCACTCTGCAGGATGGTATCCACATGACCAAGGACCAGCTTGCTGAGCGCGGTATGAATCAGAGCTTGACGCATGTCGACTTCATGATGGGCTCGCCGGAGATGAATATCGACGGCATTAACGACGACGGCTCAGCTGAGCCGATCTTCCGCAGCGGTAACTGGGCCTGA